The window TTTCTTAAATAATCTTGAGTCAATCCGTTGACACTTCGATCTGTATTTGTTAAATTATCAGTAGTATTAGCACTCGCAGTTATAGAGTGCTAACAGGAGTGATGACTATGTTGACGAACAGACAATTGCTAATTTTGCAACTGACGGTTGACGATTTCATCGAATCCGCACAACCTGTCGGATCGAGGCAGCTATCCAAAAAGCCGGAAGCTCCATTTAGTCCTGCGACAATACGGAACGAAATGGCTGACCTTGAAGAGATGGGTTATCTCGAAAAAACCCATACTTCATCCGGCAGAATACCATCCGAAAAAGGATATCGATTTTATGTGGACCACCTATTATCGACTGAAAAGCTGAACACAGAAGACAGCATCCACTTACGTTCGATATTTCGGGAAAAAATCGTTGAGACGGAAGAGTTAATACGCAAATCGGCAACAATTTTGTCCGACTTGACGAATTATACGTCAATTCTTCTCGGCCCCGATACATCGTCCCATGCGGTGAAACGTTTTTCGATCGTTCCATTGGATGAGAAGACAGCTGTAGCCATTATTGTCACGGACAACGGTCGTGTTGAGAATAGGTTATTCAATGTTCCAGAAGGCTTCACCGCATCAGATATCGAAAAAATGGTGAACATCCTGAATGAACGGCTTATCGGTACTCCGCTAGTCCATATTCAGAGGATACTTGCCATGGAAACGAAATCGGTATTGGAACGTCATATTCATCACGCAGGCGATTTGTTTGCATCATTTCAACGGGCGATTTCAATCGAACCGGAGGAACGCCTATATTTTGGCGGTAAAATGAACATGATGAAACAACCTGAATTCAATGACATTCACAAGATGAAAACGTTTTTCGAGCTAATGGACAAAGGTGCACCAGCGATGACGTTTTTCCAGGAAGGTATGACAGGCATTCATGTCCGTATCGGTTCTGAAAATAATCACAATGCAATGGAAGATTGCAGTGTAATTACAGCGACGTATTCGGCCGGCGACAATATGACGGGTTCCATCGCCATCATCGGTCCCAAACGGATGGATTATGCAAGAGTCATTACGATGCTTGATTTAATGAGTAGTGATTTGTCCAGAGAATTGGCAAGGCTGACAATCGGCGGCGGAACAGCAGGGAGGAACGACTAATGACAAATGTAAACGATGAAATTGAAGAAAATGAAGAGGTTGCAGTAGAAACTTCCGAACATGCAAACGAAACAATCGAACCAGATGAAATTATTGAAGAGATTGAACTCGTTGAAAACGGGGAAGACACTATTGTGCAAGAACTAACTGAAAAACTGAAAGAAGAGGAAAACAAGCGGCTCAGGCTTCTAGCAGATTATGAAAATTACAAAAGAAGAGCTTCGCTTGATAAAGAAGCACTGCAAAAGTATCGCGCCCAAAGTGTCGTTACAAATCTGATTCCAGTTCTTGATAACTTTGCACGGGCACTTACCGTCGAAGCGAAAACTGAAGAAGCGCAAACGATGATGGCGGGATTAGACATGATTTATCGTACATTCGTTCAAGCCCTTGAAGATGAAGGACTCGTTGAAATCAAAGCCTTGGATCAAGAGTTCGATCCGAATTTCCACCAAGCGATTATGACAGGGTCAGATGAAGACAAACCATCGGGAATTGTACTTGAACAAATGCAAGCTGGTTATATGTTGAAAGATCGTGTTCTTCGACCAGCAATGGTTAAAGTAAACGAATAAAAATGTAGCACATATATAGGAGGAATTTGATTATGAGTAAAATTATCGGTATTGACTTAGGGACAACAAACTCAGTAGTAGCAATTTATGAAGGCGGAGAGCCGAAAGTTATTCCAAATCCGGAAGGTAACCGTACGACACCATCTGTCGTTGCGTTCAAAAACGGCGAGCGTCAAGTCGGAGAAGTTGCGAAACGCCAATCGATCACAAATCCAAACACAATCATGTCAGTAAAACGGCATATGGGATCGGATTTCAAAGTGAAAGCGGAAGACACTGAATATACACCTCAAGAAGTTTCTGCAATGATTCTTCAGTACTTGAAAGGCTATGCCGAAGAGTATTTAGGTGAAAAAGTGACAAAAGCGGTTATTACTGTCCCTGCTTACTTCAGCGATGCACAACGTCAAGCGACACAGGACGCTGGTAAAATTGCTGGTCTTGAAGTAGAACGGATCATCAACGAGCCAACTGCAGCAGCACTTGCATATGGTCTTGATAAAACAGATGATGATGAAACAATTCTAGTGTATGACCTTGGAGGCGGTACGTTCGACGTATCAATCCTTGAACTTGGCGATGGTGTTTTCCAAGTTAAATCAACTGCCGGAGATAATAAACTTGGCGGAGACGACTTTGATGAAGTTATCATTGACTATCTTGTTCAGGAATTCAAGAAAGACAACGGAATTGACTTGTCAAAAGACAAAATGGCGATGCAACGTTTAAAAGATGCTGCTGAAAAAGCGAAAAAAGATCTTTCAGGTGTAACAACATCACAAATTTCGCTACCATTCATAACAGCAGGCGATGCAGGTCCACTTCACCTTGAAATTTCATTGTCACGCGGGAAATTCGATGAATTGACTGCTCACCTTGTTGAACGTTCAATGGTACCGACACGTCAAGCAATGAAAGACGCAGGGCTTGCTGCATCTGATATTGATAAAGTAATTCTTGTTGGTGGATCGACTCGTATTCCAGCAGTCCAAGAGGCAATCAAGAAAGAAACGGGTAAAGAGCCATATAAAGGCGTTAATCCGGATGAAGTAGTTGCTCTTGGTGCAGCTGTTCAAGGATCAATCTTAAGCGGAGACGTTACAGACGTTGTTCTTCTAGACGTAACACCTCTTTCACTTGGTATTGAAACGATGGGGAACGTATTCACTAAACTCATTGAACGCAACACGACAATTCCGACAAGCAAATCACAAGTATTCTCAACAGCGGCGGATAGCCAGCCAGCGGTTGACATTCATGTATTGCAAGGTGAGCGTCCAATGTCTGCGGACAACAAAACGCTTGGTCGTTTCCAATTGACTGACATTCCGCCAGCACCACGTGGCGTTCCACAAATCGAAGTAACATTTGATATTGATAAAAATGGTATTGTTACAGTTAAAGCGAAAGATCTTGGTACACAAAAAGAACAAAATATTACAATTCAAGCAAGCTCAGGTCTAAGTGACGAAGAAATCGAACGTATGGTGAAAGATGCAGAAGCAAACGCTGAAGCTGACCAAAAGCGTAAGGAAGAAGCGGACTTGAAAAACGAAGCAGATCAACTTGTATTCATGGCTGAAAAGACATTAAAAGATCTCGAAGGAAAAGTTTCCGAAGAAGAAGTGAAAAGTGTCGAAGAAGCGAAAGAAGAGTTGAAAACTGCGCTTGAAGCAGCTGATTTTGACGAAATTCGTACTAAGAAAGAAAAACTGGATGAAATTGTTCAACAAATGACTATGAAGTTGTATGAACAAGCAGCGGCTGAAGGCGCTGAAAATGCAGGCGAACCTCAGGACGATGGTGTGGTTGACGCTGATTTTGAAGAAGTAGACGACAAAGAAAATAAATAAGAGTAATTGTTGACGGAAAAGTCAAAGTCCGATATTCCGGCTTTGGCTTTTCCGATTTTTATTGTGCAATATAGATTTCAGCACCTTACTTCATACGATTTGAATCATATAATGGAGAGGGATTGAACTGCATCCCATCTACATTTCGGGGCTAACCATACGCTTACGCTTTTCAATATTTAATGATACAATAGGCGATATCCAAAGTATTTCGGGAGAGTGAAATAATGAGTAAAAGAGATTATTATGATGTATTGGGATTGTCAAAATCCGCTTCAAAAGATGAAATCAGGAAGGCATATCGTTCGCTTTCGAAAAAATACCATCCAGACTTGAACAAAGCGGATGATGCAGTTGAGAAATTCAAAGAAGTGACCGAGGCTTATGAGATATTGAGCGATGACTCGAAAAAAGCGAATTATGACCAATTTGGCCATACTGATCCTAATCAAGGATTTGGCGGTTTCGGTGGTGGCAGTGGAGCTGATGGCTTTGGTTTCGATGATATCTTCAGTACGTTTTTCGGTGGAAATACCCGTCGACGTGATCCGAATGCCCCAAGAAAAGGAGACGATTTACAGTATTCGATGAATATTGATTTCATGGAGGCTGTTTTCGGCAAGGAAACGGAAGTTGAAATACCGAAAGAAGAAACATGTGATACGTGTGATGGCTCAGGTGCCAAAAAAGGGACTACGCCTAAGACGTGTACACATTGTGGTGGTTCAGGGCAAATCAGTGTTACACAAAATACGCCGCTTGGCCAAATGGTCAACCGCCGGGCATGTCCGCACTGTCAAGGAACTGGTAAAATAATTCCTGAAAAGTGTTCAACTTGCCATGGTGCAGGTAGAGTGACGAACAAGAAGAAAATTAAAGTCACGATTCCTGAAGGGGTCGATGACGGTCAACAGCTTCGGGTGTCTGGACAGGGTGAAGCTGGTCATAACGGAGGACCTGCGGGCGATTTGTATATCGTATTCCGTGTCAGACAGCATGAGAAATTTATCCGTGAAGACGATGACATCTATTTAGAACTGAACCTTTCCTTCCCGCAAGCTTCACTCGGCGATGAAATTGAAGTGCCGACTGTGCACGGCAATGTAAATTTGAAAATTCCAGCAGGCACACAAACGGGAACACGATTCCGCTTGAAAGGCAAAGGCGTTAAAAACGTCCATGGTCGCGGTATCGGAGATCAGCACGTAGTTGTGAAAGTGTTGACGCCTAAGAAGATGACTGAAAAACAGAAGGAACTGATGCGTGAATTTGCAGCGATTAGCGGCGACTCACTTGATGAATATTCAAGTTCACTGTTCGATAAAATCAAACGTTCAATTAAAGGCGACTGAAAGGGATGAATTCATTTGAAGTGGTCGGAAGTTTCTATTCACACGACGCATGAAGCAACTGAAGCAGTAGCAAATATTTTACACGAAGCAGGTGCAAGTGGAGTTGTTATCGAAGATTCGGCAGAGCCTAATCGGATCCACGAAGACCGTTATGGTGAAATATGGGCACTCGACAAAAATGATTTCCCTAAAGATGGCGTCATCTTAAAAGCATATTTGCCTGTTAATAGCTTCCTTATCGAGACGATGAAAGACATTGATCAGTCTATCAATGGATTGGCGGAATTTGGAATCAACGCCGGTCAAAATGTGATTCAAACAAATGAAGTAGATGAGGAAGATTGGGCAACTGCATGGAAAAAGTACTACCATCCTGTCAAAATTTCCGGCCGTTTTACGATTGTACCGACATGGGAAGAATATGAACCTGTTGAATCAGATGAATTGATTATTGAACTTGATCCAGGCATGGCGTTTGGAACGGGCACCCATCCTACAACGGTCATGTGTTTACAAGCGCTTGAGAAGTATGTCAAGCCAAGTGACACCGTTGTCGATGTAGGAACGGGTTCGGGAGTACTGGCAATTGGAGCAGCCCTCCTTGGGGCATCGCGTGTCCATGCACTTGACTTGGATCAGGTTGCAGTTGTAGCTGCTAAAGAAAATATTGCGCTGAATCATGTTGAGGAAACGGTAAAAGTAATGCATGGAAATCTATTGGATTCTGTGAAAGAGCCAGCTGAAATTATCATTGCAAATATCCTTGCAGAAGTTATCATCTCCTTTTCACAGGATGCATATTCAATTTTGCCGGAAGAAGGCTTGTTTATTGTTTCGGGAATCATCGGACAGAAACGCGATCTTGTTAAAGAAGATTTGATCAGCAAAGGTTTTGAGATTGTCGAATCCGTTCTAATGGAAGATTGGGTTGCTATTATCGCTCGAAAAAGGAGCGTGTAACGGTTTGCAACGCTATTTTTTGCAATCTACATTTAATGGAGAAGGTAATGCAATAATTACTGGAGATGACGGTAAACATATCGTGCGTGTTATGCGAATGACAGTTGATGATGACGTCGTTGCAGTTACTAAAGGTGAAGCTTTCGTTTCGAAAATCATAGAAATTTTGCCTGACGGCGTTGTAATTCAGCGCAAAGGGGAACCCCTTCAGACAAACGAAATGCCTGTTAAAGTAACGATTGCTTGTGGCCTCCCAAAGGGCGACAAACTCGATTTAATCGTTCAAAAAGGAACAGAGCTTGGTATGGCAGGGATTTTCCCTTTTCAAGCCGAAAGATCTATTGTTAAATGGGATGACAAAAAAGGTGATAAAAAAGTTGAACGGCTTCGTAAAATTGCTAAAGAGGCCGCAGAGCAATGTCATCGTACGATTATCCCAGAAGTGCGGACTCCATTTTCTTTTAAGCAGTTAATCGCAGAATCAGAAAAATTTGATGTACTTCTATTTGCGGATGAAGAAGACGCAAAAAGTGGGGAGCCGCATAAAATTGCGGACCGTCTGAAAAACGTCTACCATGAACAAACGGTACTTGTTGTATTTGGACCTGAAGGCGGATTGTCTAGGTTAGAAGCCGAAACACTACGTTTAGCAGGTTTTCTACCAATAGCGCTGGGTCCGCGAATACTGCGGACAGAAACGGCACCACTGTATTTATTGTCTGCAATGTCTTACGAATTTGAGTGAAAGAGGTGAGCAGTTGTGTCTTCGGTCGCTTTCCATACATTGGGCTGTGCGTGTGTATACTCGTTCATGATAGCGTATGACTTCACGCGGGGCATGGCTTCGCGCGCTGTGGAGAAAACACCTAAAATGGCCGTTTTAGGCGTCATCTCCGTTGTAAAAGTACCTGATGGCAACCGAATTGCCTTTTTTAACAACTAAATCTTGATCCATCAATTCTTGAAGTAGCGTGTATACGCTGCTTCTTTTTAAATTCGTCAGCTTTTCAATATCCGTTCGCGACGCCGGGCCTTGCTCTTTTAGGTATATCAACACCGTGTCGATAAACTGTTTATACTTTCCGCGTTCTTGTATCTGCGTTTTTCGTTCTTCTTTCGGAAAGTAGGTGAAGCTATGTGTAATACCATTTTTAAACGTGATAGACATTACGCACTTATCGGAGATTGTAGCCCTGTCTACGACCGAATCCACGAAGTCCGCGAGTGCTTCTTTACCTACTCCGTCGATCAACTCTTTAAAGTCAATGTCTCGACTGTGATTCAGTGCTTGCGCAATCAGGAAATTACGTGCGTCATTTAAAAATGAGTGATCGGTAATGACGCCGGAAGCTGTTAGCAAACGTCGAATCTCGCTTTCCGCTTCTTCGATTTTCTCGACGATTTTATTTTTCTTTAATATGAAATCCTTTTGACTCATAGCCTCTTCGCCGTACAAATATAGTTCGTCCAATCGTTCGAGTGCCTTCGTATGCCGATCGCGCTCCTTCTTAGCTTTCTCCAATGCTAGACTACCACCAGTTTCCTCGCCCTCCGGCATAGAATATGCCTCTTTCTGATAGCCATCAACCGACATTAAATAAGTTTCTTGGAGCGCTTCGCGATCAATCCCGGCAACGTCAATAAATGCGCTGCCACGTAGCAACATGCGACTAATATCCGTCAATGAACGTTTGGAAGCGGCACTCGGATTTGAGCTATCTTGCAGCCGGATCAAATTAGAAACATAGTTCAGGATAAACGGAGCTACTAAGATGTCACTTACAAAGCTGTTGCAACTGTGAATGTTGCGCGTTGTCTTATTGGTCGAGCATGTATAACGCGATGGTTGAAAGCCGTCCGCACGCGCTGCGTCTAATCCAGCAGTCAAAAGAGATCCGCAAACGCCGCAATACAACTTTTTAGCGAAGACGTGCGTATGGATATTCTCGCGCTGCGTGCCGATAATGCCTTTAAAGTTGTCTGTTAGAATCTTATTGACGCGCTCAAATTGCTCTTCCGAAACGACAGCAGGGTGATTGTTCGGTTTAACAATCCACTCGCTTTCAGGTCTTAAACGATGGCTGCCATCACTTTCGCGTTTGTTGTAAGAGTACGTGCCGATATAAAATGAATTGCGTAAAATGTCGCGAACGGTTTTCGGGGTCCATTGCCCACCGCGTTTTGTTCTTACGTTTTCTTCGTTCAGCTGAAAAGCCACTTCGCCAGTAGACATTAATTTCTCATATAGATCATAAACGTAACGGACGACTGCCGTTTCTTCATCATCAGCAACAGGGTATTCTTCTTCCTCCGACCACGCGAAGCCAATCGGGACCGTCGCGCCATTCCACAATCCTTGTTCTGCACGCGATAACATGACCGCAGTCACGCGTTCAGACGTTAGTTGCCTTTCTAATTCCGCGAATACCAGGATGATCTTTAGCATTGCTTCGCCCATCGCGGTACTGGTGTCAAACTGCTCGTTCTTGGAAATGAACGTTACCTTGTATTTCTTCAATTCGTCGTACATGTCCGAAAAGTCTCGTAGGTTCCTTGAAATGCGGTCGATCTTCCATACAAGTAGGTGCGAGAACTCACCTTTACGAATGCGATCCATCATTTCGCGGTACATTGGCCGATCTGTATTCTTTCCGGAATATCCTGCGTCCTCAAATATCTCGTAATCTTCAATGTGTAGTACATACTTCGCGTAGTTAATTAAATCTTGACGCTGCAATGGCAAGGAATCCTTGTCAATCTGGTGGTGTGTGCTCACGCGTACATATAAGGCTGCCTTTTTCTTCTTCTCTGGTGGCATGAATGTCATAAAGAATCCCCTATCTATGAAAAAAGAGCGAGGCAACGGCCTGCTCCTCTCTCTATTAGTATTTTTTTAACTTGGCTCGCTTTCTATCCGTGAAGCTGATGACGTTTCGATTTTTTTCGCCACTTCCAGTTCGTGACGATAGCTTTCAACCTTCGCTTCAATCGGATCGACTTCTACCGTCGCAGCCGTCTCCGCATGTTTAGCGAAGTTAGACTTTATCCAACCGATAATCTCCGACCGCGTTTCCTTGTTTAACTCCATATAACTCTGAATAATATCAATCTCCAATTCTGTGAGATTGTTTTTTTGTGCTTTTTCATCCAACGAAAACGTTTCTGATTGAACAAACATTTCTCCTTTGCCAGTGCGAATCCATTCTTCCTTGATGTCGAATTCTCGACATACATCATTAATGATGCGGTCTGTGATTTCCCTCACTCCATTTTCTAAAGAAGAAATGTGAGAGCGAGACAAATTCATTCTTTCGGCCATTTCGTTTTGATTTAACGACAGCTGCTTTCTTAGTTGTTTCAATCGCTCATTCAAGGCTGCGTCCCTCCTTCCTAAATCTATCGTATATCACAATATGACTCTTTGCAACAATTTTATGTTTAAAAGTGTTGACTTATGACTCAAAGAGGATTATATTTGATTCATAGAGTCACGAAGGGTTCATTTGGAGTCACTTATTCGAACTGATAGCTAACGCGACGGTAGCAACGTCAATATCCGAATTGATAGCTGATACGGCGGTAGCAACGCCAATTTACTTTGAAAGGGGGCGGGAAACATGGAAACGATTTATAGAATCGAAGAAGAAACAGCATTCGACGAAATGGTTCACATCTTAAAGGGCATGTCGGAACGTGAACAAGAATCGGTTAGGGATGTATTGCGCGGCTTCCAACTAGCGCGTCGATATGTTGAAAAAACAGCGCACGAAGATGTACAAGGTACTGCGTGATAACGGCGGAAACGCTCATCTATTGCAAGATTAATTAGAAAGTGGTGATTTCAGAAATGTTAATTGAAAAGGTGAAGCTAGGGGCGCTTAGTGTAGAGGGATTGTTTTTGCCGCATACCCAAAAACCTTGGGGCTATGAAGGTGATTACGCCACTGGCGCAGGAGATATTCCGGAATACAAAGGCGGCTTTATTGAAATTGTTGAATCAGATGATCCGGAAGCATTAATTTCATGGGTTCCGGTCGAGAAAGATGGAAAGAAACTTCTTATTGCAGACCGGAACTTGCTCACGCGAATTTCGTGGGACCAATTAAATGAACAAGGCTTGATATTCGGCCGCGAAGTTAAGTTGGGTGGCGAACGGTACAATTTGCGCGTTTTAACAGGCGGCAGTAATGCAAATGAAGGTGACGCAGAATTGGGTGGCTATCCGCAAACGAATGAGTGGGATGCTTTCATCGTAAACCTGGCGGAATTGGAATCACTGCCGACACCGCAGGACTATGATCTCACGGAGTATGTGAACAAAGATTCCTTTAATGGCCATCATAATGAATTTTGGAATTGGGCATACACATTCAGCATTTGCCAGGAGGCATACGATAACCTTGGCTCGTACCGCGCTGTCCGTGGCTACTTTTCGGCTCGTCAGTGGGGCCACGGTGCGTCGTCGGGTCGCGGTACGAGTCTCGGTTGGCGCCCCGCTCTTGAAGTTCTGGATTCTGCTCCGATGAATTCTGGAGATTTGAATGAAGATACAAAAGAAGTGGACGTAGCAGCAACATTTCAGGAAAACAGAAAAATATTAGTGCAAATAATCAATAAAGAATTACGAAAGTTGAAAGAAGAAACGAATGTGCATAAAAAGATCGCGATCATTAAAAATATCCATGAACTTTGTCGTACAGGAAAAACGTTGAGTGAATTTGAAAGGGGATGAAGGTTATGAATGAAACGAATGCGAACGAAGCGCAACAGGTCGAAAAGATTTGGAAGGCGCTCGCAAAGTACGGAATTCATACCGAGGCGGAACTAAAAGAGGCGGTTAAAAAAATGAAACCCCTAAACATCGGCTGTATGGTATCTGTGCGAAACGGAAGCGAAGCGGCTGTATAGATATGGCTGCTTCAAATCCTAAATTATAAAAGTGGGTGGGAATATGTCAATGGAATTTGTCGGTAGTAATAAACGTTTGCCAGTCGCAAAAAGCTTAACGGAAGAAGAGTACAAACAATTACTCGAAACGTATGCGGCGCATAATCGGTCGATGGGGTTAGCAATGCGAGAGAAATACAATCTCGCAAACGTCGTGAAGGTGAAACGTTCAAAATCGAAGCCAGGAACGCTAGAAGTGCATTATGCAGACGGCGAATGGTGGCACTATACGCCAGGGCGCCAATGGTATTGAGGAGGGGCGGCATGGAAGAAATCGAACTCGAAATAAATAAGGAGCGAGCTTGTTGTCGGGACGTCATGACGGCGATCAACAGGCACCTGGAAGACAGGCAATATCCCTTGGCGCAAACCCGTATGAACGATTTGCAGAAAAGTATCAATTACATCGAAGTGCTAGAAAATGAGCTGAAAGAGCAAAACCGAAATAAGCTGTTCGAAGTCGCCAGGGAGTTAAACCGGAACGGCTGGAAAGCGAACGTGGTGAGATTGGATGCAGTTAGGCGATAAAGGAGGGGTGGCGGGATGATACTTGGCGGAAAACAAACAAATGGTTGGTACGCAGCGGGTTCGGGATTGCTGAAATGTCCGGTTCCTGATTGTGGACATGCTGCTCCAATTATCACAAAGGTACATTGTCGAACGCATGGAATGGAACGCGAAGAAATCAAGGAAAAGTTCGGACTTCCGAAGAAAGTTGTGGCGAGACATCCGTTCAAAGGAGAAAAGTAGGTGAAAGTTGATGCCGGACCACGTACTAGACATTCTAGGAAACTATTTTGTGGAACAGAAACTCGTAGAGAGAGGGTGGAAGTTTTACGAATTTGTCGAAGAGTGGGAACGAGGATATATCCAATTCGAAATAAAATAACCTCCGCAAAAAAAATGCAGAGGTTTTCGCGTGAATATAAAAGCCGCATCAGCTTGGGGAAGCGAATGCGGCAAGTTTGACTATTGCCAAACAACCTAAAGCTAGTATAACAGCTTTCATGGCAAACAGTCAATTAGCGTCCTTGTAATGGATATTAGATTTACGACCACGACTAATATCTAGCAAGAAGACTAATAGATTACCCCAGCAGGAGAGATAGCCATGAAATACGTTAGGGAAAACTACGAAGAATTGTTTGCGATGGTAAAGAAGGAATACGAGGACAGCCAAGAGGAGTGCATAGAGAAATTACGCGATGTGCAATTGGCTGGGTATCGTGTGAAGACTATCAAAAGCGGACCGATGTTGGAAGTCGAAGCGTATCCTTTTTGGAACATTCCGAGAGGGCAGCGTAAAAAGATAGGGAATGAGAGCAGCACGGCGCAACAAAATCTGAACGATAAGAATACAAAAAAACACGTAATTAGATTGATCCATGCAAATTTCACGGAAGATGATATTAAGGCGGATTTCACATATACGAATGATAGATTGCCAGCAGATCCCGAGCAGGCGAAAAAGGATATGACAAACCTTATCCGTCGTATGAAAAGGTCGTTGAAAAAACAAAAGAAATACAAGGACTTCGAATTGAAATATATATACGTGACCGAGCATAGCAGCGACGAAAAGAAGGGGAAGGTGCGCGTCCATCATCACATGATAACTAACTTCCCTGATAGAGACGCATTGGAGGAGTTATGGAACGGCGGCGGACGCACGCAAACACGTAGATTGCAGCAAGATGATTACGGGTTCGAGGGATTAGCTCGGTACATCCTGAAAGATAAAAGAGATAATCCGGCAAAGCGTTATACCGTGAGTCGTAATCTGAAAAAACCGACAGTAACAATAGCGGACAGCAAATTGACACGTAGGCGTGCTGGGAAGATCGCGACGGAAGAAGTTTCAGCCCAGGAGACTTTCGAAAAGATGTACAAAGGCTATAAATTCAATGACATACAGGTGAAATTTAGTGAGTTTGTATCAGGGGCGTACTTGTATGTGCGCATGAAGCATTTAGATGGTTTCACAAGAAAAAGAAGGAGAGTGTCCGACGATGAAGACAATCAGCATTATTAATTTAAAAGGCGGCGTCGCAAAAACGATTTCATCAATCAATATAGCGCACGCATTGGCGGCGAAACACGGAAAGAAAGTGCTGTTAATCGACAACGATAAGCAAGGAAACACATCAAAATTCTTTAAGGTGCATGGTTACGATGAACCAAGCATTGCGAATGTACTCACAGAAAGAAACTTCGACGTGAAAAGCGCGATAAAGGAGACAGAATTCAAGGGACTGTATATCCTTCCCGCTAACATGAATTTGCTAAGAGCGGACAAAGAAATATTGTTGGATGTTTCCAGGCCGCAACAAACACGTTTGAGAAAAGCCTTAGAGCAAATAAAGGACGAATACGACTATTGTGTGATTGATAACGCGCCGGATATCAACATGAGCGTCATTAATGCGTTGGTGGCTTCAGATGACGTATTGGTGCCTGTAAAGATTGACCGTTTCACATTCGATGGATTGGAACAACTCGTCGAGCAAATTGAGGATGTGAAAGAATTCAATTCCGGATTAGTGCTTCGCGGATGCTTCGTCACGATGTTCCAGCGAAACACGGTGAATAAGCAAGGGGACAAGTATTTGCGTGAACACACAAGTTATCCACTTTTCAACACAGTTATCCGCAAGACTGTTCGCGTAGATCAATCGACATTTGAGGGGCTGCCTTTACTTGCTACCAGGAAGTCAACCGCTGGAGAGGACTATGAAAGTCTAGTGCGAGAATACTTGGGGGAAGTGCTAGTTTCGGACACAAAAGGCGGTGCTCGACATGGCGAAATTTAGCTTAACGGACTTAATGAGTGAGCAGTCGAAGGGGGCGGCGGAAACTAAACAGTCGCCGTTTAAGATAGAGCACATTCAGTTGGAAAAGCTTTACCCATCAAAGATGAACAAGTACATCGTCGAGGACATTAGAGAGTTGAAATCGAGCATAGAACTAACAGGGCTGCAACAAAACTTGCTTGTACGACCAAAAGGGGATGGATACGAAGTATTGAGTGGTCACAGG of the Sporosarcina sp. FSL K6-1508 genome contains:
- the dnaJ gene encoding molecular chaperone DnaJ; translated protein: MSKRDYYDVLGLSKSASKDEIRKAYRSLSKKYHPDLNKADDAVEKFKEVTEAYEILSDDSKKANYDQFGHTDPNQGFGGFGGGSGADGFGFDDIFSTFFGGNTRRRDPNAPRKGDDLQYSMNIDFMEAVFGKETEVEIPKEETCDTCDGSGAKKGTTPKTCTHCGGSGQISVTQNTPLGQMVNRRACPHCQGTGKIIPEKCSTCHGAGRVTNKKKIKVTIPEGVDDGQQLRVSGQGEAGHNGGPAGDLYIVFRVRQHEKFIREDDDIYLELNLSFPQASLGDEIEVPTVHGNVNLKIPAGTQTGTRFRLKGKGVKNVHGRGIGDQHVVVKVLTPKKMTEKQKELMREFAAISGDSLDEYSSSLFDKIKRSIKGD
- the grpE gene encoding nucleotide exchange factor GrpE; amino-acid sequence: MTNVNDEIEENEEVAVETSEHANETIEPDEIIEEIELVENGEDTIVQELTEKLKEEENKRLRLLADYENYKRRASLDKEALQKYRAQSVVTNLIPVLDNFARALTVEAKTEEAQTMMAGLDMIYRTFVQALEDEGLVEIKALDQEFDPNFHQAIMTGSDEDKPSGIVLEQMQAGYMLKDRVLRPAMVKVNE
- the prmA gene encoding 50S ribosomal protein L11 methyltransferase, producing MKWSEVSIHTTHEATEAVANILHEAGASGVVIEDSAEPNRIHEDRYGEIWALDKNDFPKDGVILKAYLPVNSFLIETMKDIDQSINGLAEFGINAGQNVIQTNEVDEEDWATAWKKYYHPVKISGRFTIVPTWEEYEPVESDELIIELDPGMAFGTGTHPTTVMCLQALEKYVKPSDTVVDVGTGSGVLAIGAALLGASRVHALDLDQVAVVAAKENIALNHVEETVKVMHGNLLDSVKEPAEIIIANILAEVIISFSQDAYSILPEEGLFIVSGIIGQKRDLVKEDLISKGFEIVESVLMEDWVAIIARKRSV
- the hrcA gene encoding heat-inducible transcriptional repressor HrcA — its product is MLTNRQLLILQLTVDDFIESAQPVGSRQLSKKPEAPFSPATIRNEMADLEEMGYLEKTHTSSGRIPSEKGYRFYVDHLLSTEKLNTEDSIHLRSIFREKIVETEELIRKSATILSDLTNYTSILLGPDTSSHAVKRFSIVPLDEKTAVAIIVTDNGRVENRLFNVPEGFTASDIEKMVNILNERLIGTPLVHIQRILAMETKSVLERHIHHAGDLFASFQRAISIEPEERLYFGGKMNMMKQPEFNDIHKMKTFFELMDKGAPAMTFFQEGMTGIHVRIGSENNHNAMEDCSVITATYSAGDNMTGSIAIIGPKRMDYARVITMLDLMSSDLSRELARLTIGGGTAGRND
- the dnaK gene encoding molecular chaperone DnaK — encoded protein: MSKIIGIDLGTTNSVVAIYEGGEPKVIPNPEGNRTTPSVVAFKNGERQVGEVAKRQSITNPNTIMSVKRHMGSDFKVKAEDTEYTPQEVSAMILQYLKGYAEEYLGEKVTKAVITVPAYFSDAQRQATQDAGKIAGLEVERIINEPTAAALAYGLDKTDDDETILVYDLGGGTFDVSILELGDGVFQVKSTAGDNKLGGDDFDEVIIDYLVQEFKKDNGIDLSKDKMAMQRLKDAAEKAKKDLSGVTTSQISLPFITAGDAGPLHLEISLSRGKFDELTAHLVERSMVPTRQAMKDAGLAASDIDKVILVGGSTRIPAVQEAIKKETGKEPYKGVNPDEVVALGAAVQGSILSGDVTDVVLLDVTPLSLGIETMGNVFTKLIERNTTIPTSKSQVFSTAADSQPAVDIHVLQGERPMSADNKTLGRFQLTDIPPAPRGVPQIEVTFDIDKNGIVTVKAKDLGTQKEQNITIQASSGLSDEEIERMVKDAEANAEADQKRKEEADLKNEADQLVFMAEKTLKDLEGKVSEEEVKSVEEAKEELKTALEAADFDEIRTKKEKLDEIVQQMTMKLYEQAAAEGAENAGEPQDDGVVDADFEEVDDKENK